The proteins below are encoded in one region of Salvelinus alpinus chromosome 27, SLU_Salpinus.1, whole genome shotgun sequence:
- the LOC139556351 gene encoding dnaJ homolog subfamily C member 5-like isoform X1 produces MATTGTGATEPNRPGPQRKMSTTGESLYKVLGLEKGSSAEDVKRAYRKLALKYHPDKNPDNPEAADKFKEINNANSILNDDGKRRIYDEYGSMGLYVSEQFGEESVKYYFLMSKWWFKSMAVCCTVFSCCCCCCCCCFCCGKCKPPEEDDHYQYVDPEDLEAQIKAETDRGDTVIIVQPIPVPIAVSSPGAESISLGPAISLGPAISLGPANCLDPANSLDPANPVVDYPTRPVAAENPGETLPESK; encoded by the exons ATGGCCACGACAGGCACAGGCGCAACTGAGCCAAACCGGCCAGGCCCCCAGAGGAAGATGTCCACCACAGGGGAGAGCTTGTACAAGGTGCTCGGCCTGGAGAAAGGATCTTCCGCTGAGGACGTCAAGAGAGCCTACAG GAAACTAGCATTGAAGTACCACCCAGACAAGAACCCAGACAACCCGGAGGCTGCAGATAAGTTTAAAGAGATCAACAACGCCAACTCCATCCTGAACGATGACGGCAAGAGGAGGATCTACGACGAGTACGGCTCCATGGGCCTCTATGTGTCCGAGCAGTTTGGAGAGGAGAGCGTCAAATACTACTTCCTCATGTCCAAGTGGTGGTttaag TCCATGGCCGTGTGCTGCACCGTcttctcctgctgctgctgctgttgctgctgctgtttctGCTGTGGGAAGTGCAAGCCGCCGGAGGAGGATGATCACTACCAGTACGTGGACCCAGAGGACTTGGAGGCCCAGATCAAAGCTGAGACGGACAGAG GTGACACGGTAATCATTGTGCAGCCCATACCTGTACCTATAGCTGTATCGAGTCCTGGGGCTGAAAGCATCAGCCTAGGCCCTGCCATCAGCCTAGGCCCTGCCATCAGCCTAGGCCCTGCCAACTGCCTAGACCCTGCCAACAGCCTAGACCCTGCCAATCCAGTGGTTGACTACCCGACCAGGCCAGTGGCTGCTGAGAACCCAGGCGAAACGTTGCCGGAGTCTAAATGA
- the trim54 gene encoding tripartite motif-containing protein 54 isoform X1 yields MNFALGYKPGQLGESSTMDNLEKQLICPICLEMFTKPVVILPCQHNLCRKCANDVFQAANPLWQSRGSKSMSTGGRFRCPSCRHEAVLDRHGVYGLQRNLLVENIIDIYKQEESSRPLNPTKVEQQQLMCEEHDEEKINIYCLSCETPTCSMCKVFGQHKDCEVAPLQNVYKRQKTELSDGIAILVAGNDRIQALLSQMEETCRSIQENGRRQKQSLCDKFDGLYAILEERKKELVGMISRQQDDKLDYIRSLMRRHGDHLEGAVNLVETAIQSMEEPQMAVFLQSIKDIFKQISTTAKVSSMECPEPGYESMAHFVINTENVADMLRTIDFNTIRASGFQEKDGEDGYDLGEDLASLVTGDVDYGRY; encoded by the exons ATGAACTTTGCACTGGGCTACAAACCTGGGCAACTCGGGGAGTCTAGCACAATGGATAACTTGGAGAAGCAGCTCATCTGCCCCATCTGCCTGGAGATGTTCACCAAGCCTGTGGTCATACTGCCCTGCCAGCACAACCTCTGCAGGAAGTGTGCCAATGACGTCTTCCAG gCTGCCAACCCTCTGTGGCAGTCTCGGGGGTCCAAGTCCATGTCCACAGGGGGTCGTTTCCGCTGCCCATCATGTCGTCACGAGGCAGTGTTGGACCGCCATGGTGTGTATGGCCTACAGAGGAACCTGCTAGTAGAGAACATCATTGACATCTACAAGCAAGAAGAGTCCAGCag GCCCCTAAACCCCACCAaggtggagcagcagcagctgatgtGTGAGGAGCATGACGAGGAGAAGATCAACATCTACTGCCTGAGCTGTGAGACGCCCACCTGCTCCATGTGTAAAGTGTTTGGCCAGCACAAGGACTGTGAGGTGGCCCCCCTGCAGAACGTCTATAAGAGACAGAAG ACGGAGCTGAGTGACGGCATCGCCATCTTGGTGGCTGGGAACGACCGTATCCAGGCCCTCCTCTCTCAGATGGAGGAGACCTGCAGGTCCATCCAG GAGAACGGCCGTCGTCAGAAGCAGAGTCTGTGTGATAAGTTTGACGGGCTGTATGCCAtcctggaggagaggaagaaggagttGGTGGGGATGATCAGCCGCCAGCAGGATGACAAGCTGGACTACATCCGCTCCCTCATGCGTCGCCACGGGGACCACCTGGAGGGCGCCGTCAACCTGGTGGAGACAGCCATCCAGTCCATGGAGGAACCACAGATGGCCGTGTTCCTACAG AGCATCAAGGATATATTTAAACA GATCAGCACCACTGCCAAGGTGTCCAGTATGGAATGTCCAGAGCCGGGCTATGAGAGCATGGCTCATTTTGTCATCAACACAGAGAATGTGGCAGACATGCTGAGGACCATTGACTTCAACACAATTAGGGCCTCAG GTTTCCAGGAAAAGGATGGGGAGGATGGTTATGATCTGGGTGAGGACTTGGCATCGCTGGTAACGGGGGACGTAGACTATGGGCGATACTAG
- the LOC139556351 gene encoding dnaJ homolog subfamily C member 5-like isoform X2, producing the protein MATTGTGATEPNRPGPQRKMSTTGESLYKVLGLEKGSSAEDVKRAYRKLALKYHPDKNPDNPEAADKFKEINNANSILNDDGKRRIYDEYGSMGLYVSEQFGEESVKYYFLMSKWWFKSMAVCCTVFSCCCCCCCCCFCCGKCKPPEEDDHYQYVDPEDLEAQIKAETDRGPRAPIVIQPHSISIEVPETSQPAASQPTSKPQQ; encoded by the exons ATGGCCACGACAGGCACAGGCGCAACTGAGCCAAACCGGCCAGGCCCCCAGAGGAAGATGTCCACCACAGGGGAGAGCTTGTACAAGGTGCTCGGCCTGGAGAAAGGATCTTCCGCTGAGGACGTCAAGAGAGCCTACAG GAAACTAGCATTGAAGTACCACCCAGACAAGAACCCAGACAACCCGGAGGCTGCAGATAAGTTTAAAGAGATCAACAACGCCAACTCCATCCTGAACGATGACGGCAAGAGGAGGATCTACGACGAGTACGGCTCCATGGGCCTCTATGTGTCCGAGCAGTTTGGAGAGGAGAGCGTCAAATACTACTTCCTCATGTCCAAGTGGTGGTttaag TCCATGGCCGTGTGCTGCACCGTcttctcctgctgctgctgctgttgctgctgctgtttctGCTGTGGGAAGTGCAAGCCGCCGGAGGAGGATGATCACTACCAGTACGTGGACCCAGAGGACTTGGAGGCCCAGATCAAAGCTGAGACGGACAGAG GTCCTCGTGCCCCTATTGTGATCCAGCCACATTCCATCTCCATCGAGGTTCCAGAGACCTCCCAGcctgcagccagccagcccaccTCCAAGCCCCAGCAGTGA
- the trim54 gene encoding tripartite motif-containing protein 54 isoform X2: protein MNFALGYKPGQLGESSTMDNLEKQLICPICLEMFTKPVVILPCQHNLCRKCANDVFQAANPLWQSRGSKSMSTGGRFRCPSCRHEAVLDRHGVYGLQRNLLVENIIDIYKQEESSRPLNPTKVEQQQLMCEEHDEEKINIYCLSCETPTCSMCKVFGQHKDCEVAPLQNVYKRQKTELSDGIAILVAGNDRIQALLSQMEETCRSIQENGRRQKQSLCDKFDGLYAILEERKKELVGMISRQQDDKLDYIRSLMRRHGDHLEGAVNLVETAIQSMEEPQMAVFLQSIKDIFKQISTTAKVSSMECPEPGYESMAHFVINTENVADMLRTIDFNTIRASGFQEKDGEDGYDLGFSSQERTT, encoded by the exons ATGAACTTTGCACTGGGCTACAAACCTGGGCAACTCGGGGAGTCTAGCACAATGGATAACTTGGAGAAGCAGCTCATCTGCCCCATCTGCCTGGAGATGTTCACCAAGCCTGTGGTCATACTGCCCTGCCAGCACAACCTCTGCAGGAAGTGTGCCAATGACGTCTTCCAG gCTGCCAACCCTCTGTGGCAGTCTCGGGGGTCCAAGTCCATGTCCACAGGGGGTCGTTTCCGCTGCCCATCATGTCGTCACGAGGCAGTGTTGGACCGCCATGGTGTGTATGGCCTACAGAGGAACCTGCTAGTAGAGAACATCATTGACATCTACAAGCAAGAAGAGTCCAGCag GCCCCTAAACCCCACCAaggtggagcagcagcagctgatgtGTGAGGAGCATGACGAGGAGAAGATCAACATCTACTGCCTGAGCTGTGAGACGCCCACCTGCTCCATGTGTAAAGTGTTTGGCCAGCACAAGGACTGTGAGGTGGCCCCCCTGCAGAACGTCTATAAGAGACAGAAG ACGGAGCTGAGTGACGGCATCGCCATCTTGGTGGCTGGGAACGACCGTATCCAGGCCCTCCTCTCTCAGATGGAGGAGACCTGCAGGTCCATCCAG GAGAACGGCCGTCGTCAGAAGCAGAGTCTGTGTGATAAGTTTGACGGGCTGTATGCCAtcctggaggagaggaagaaggagttGGTGGGGATGATCAGCCGCCAGCAGGATGACAAGCTGGACTACATCCGCTCCCTCATGCGTCGCCACGGGGACCACCTGGAGGGCGCCGTCAACCTGGTGGAGACAGCCATCCAGTCCATGGAGGAACCACAGATGGCCGTGTTCCTACAG AGCATCAAGGATATATTTAAACA GATCAGCACCACTGCCAAGGTGTCCAGTATGGAATGTCCAGAGCCGGGCTATGAGAGCATGGCTCATTTTGTCATCAACACAGAGAATGTGGCAGACATGCTGAGGACCATTGACTTCAACACAATTAGGGCCTCAG GTTTCCAGGAAAAGGATGGGGAGGATGGTTATGATCTGG